Genomic DNA from Chiloscyllium plagiosum isolate BGI_BamShark_2017 unplaced genomic scaffold, ASM401019v2 scaf_6725, whole genome shotgun sequence:
CACTGCACCCTGAGAGAAGTGGAGCCTGTGGAGCTGGCAGATGTTGGGGAGCAGACTGTGGGTTGTGTGTTCCTCTTCCAGGGGGTGTTGTCACTGCTCCTCTCTGCAGTCAGTGCAACTATTAACTCCCACTGTTCCCTTGCAGAGAATCTCTGCGTGAATTTCGGGATCTTATGGGCCATTTTGCTCTGCAGTGCGAGATGATCCTGAGTGACACCAGCCTGATGGATTCCTTAAAGGCAGAGCAGTTTGACCTTGCGCTGATTGACGCGTTCAATCCCTGCTCCTTCCTGGTGGCAGAAAAGCTCCAGGTCCACTTTGTGTCTGTCCACGGGGGCAACTTTGCGAATTGGTATCTGGCCGATCTCCCGAGTCCTGTGTCGTACATTCCTGCGTCACGCTCCATGCTGACTGATCAGATGGGATTCTGGGAGAGAGTGAAGAATTCCGCCATGTTCCTGGGTGCTTGGCTCACAGAGAGAATACTGTTTGCTCAGTTTGATCAGGTGATCAGGACATGCTTCCCAGTGGGATCACAGCCCACCCTCTCAGAGCTGTACCTGAAAGCTGAGCTATCAATCTATAACACTGATTTCACCCTGGATTTCCCAAGGCCACTGCTTCCGAATATGGTGTATGTTGGAGGTTTGCTTTCAAAACCAGCTAAACCACTACCCCAGGTAGGTGCGGCCATTACTCTCTTTCTGATTGATGGTCTCTCATTGCCTGTTctctctgtccaatctctctgtCTATTCTCCTGCATTTTACAGCATAAcaagagtccattcagcccataatgCTTATGGTGGTTCTCACTGAATATTATTGTCCTTGTAAGGCTGCATTTATTCCTTTTTCAAATAACTGTCTACTTTCCTCTTGAAATTCtgtctcccccacactctcagaggcagtacatcccagaccctaacccctcgagtgaacctgcctacccccacactctcagacagtacattccagaccctaatgtaataaatgatgtgtgtggaggtgcaggtgaatttgtggcggatatggaaggatcccttgagtCCTTGGGagggaggtaaggggggaggtgtgggcacaggttttacaattcctgcggtggcagtggaaagtgccaggatgggagggggtggattgtaggggggtgtggacctgaccaggtagtcacagaggaaactgtctttgtggaaagcagaaatgggtggggagggaaatatatccctggtggtggagtccgtttggaggtggtggaaatgtcatcGCATGATgtagtttatgcgaaggttggtagggtggagggtgaggaccgggggggggggggggggggttctgtccttgttacggttggaggggtgaggtttgagggcggaggtgcgggatgtggacaagatgcattggagggcatcttcaaccacagtggaagggaaattgcggtctctaaagaaggaggccacctctgtgtgaaaaagggtTTTCACATGCCACCCTTACTGtttttgcacatcattttaaatctgtgccctctcattcttgttccttttacaagtgcGAAGTTTCTCCTGATCTACTCTATACAGcctctgctcatgattttgaaaatctctgtcagatcccctctcagcctcctctctcCAAGGGGAACAGTCCCAGCTCTTTCAATcgatcctcatcactgaagtttctcattcctggaactattccTGTAAATCACTCCCACATTCTTTCTGATACACTCACATCTTCCCTATAACGTGGCCCCCACAACTGTCCCCAATCCTCCAGCTGGGGTCAAACAGGGTCTTGTACAAGTTCCCCATCACCTCCTCGCTCTTGTACTCtctgcccctattaataaagctgaggacactgtGTGATTTATTCCCTGCTCTCTCCATGTACCCtgacaccttcaatgatctgtgcacatacacacccagctccccctgcccctgccccccCTTTCGAATTGTACCCCcttttttatattgtctttcagtgttcttccaaccaaagagcatcacctcacacttctctgcattgaccctcatctgccacctacccaccccctccaccaacttgtcagtgTCCTTTGGGAGTTCCACACTGCCCcccctcacagtttacaatcctTCCAGGTTCAGTGTCAGCTACAAACACGGAGATTGTcccctgcacagcaagatcccgatCATTAATACTGATCAGGAAAAGCCAGGGTCCCAATACCACCCCCTGGGGAACTCCAGGACAAACCCTCCTCCAGCCTGAacaatatccattgaccattccTCTCTGTTCCCTTTCACTcggccagttttgtatccacgTTGCTGCTGTCCCTTTTACTCCATGATCTAGAACATTCCTCACAAGCCTGTTGGGTGGCACTGTGCCAAACACCTTCGGGAAATCCATGGGGGAGGCAAGTAGTGCTTttgctagattgttaatccagagagcaaggccagttttgtatccacgTTGCTGCTGTCCCTTTTACTCCATGATCTAGAACATTCCTCACAAGCCTGTTGGGTGGCACTGTACCAAACACCTTCGGGAAATCCATGGGGGAGGCAAGTAGTGCTTttgctagattgttaatccagagagcaaGGGAATTCCCTGGCCATGTGTtaaaatcccactgtggcagatgacGGAATTTCGAACCAATTTCAAAAAGAATTCCAATTCCAAGTCAAATGAATCATTAAAACCGTTGGTTTTGTTATAAAATTTATCcctcatgccctttagggaagaaaactgccatccttacctgttctggtctacatgtgactccagacccacagcaatgtgggtgactctgaaatggcctgagtGAAACACCATTGTTTCAAACGCTGTGGAGTCCAAACAAAGAATGAAATTGGACACACAGATCTCCTGCCTTCACTCTAGAGCTGTACTAAACGGGACAGGCTTTGAACGACCATTCAAGACTGACCCTGcgaacattctggcaatagtactgaagagttCTGCTCCAGAGCTATCCCTCCCCCAGTGAAGCTGtcccaatacagttacaacactgacatccacctgacaatgtggaaatttgtccgggtttgttctgtacataaaaagctgCACAAATCTGACTCTCAAAATCTCTGCCATGTATTATGGTtttatccactttcctgtcctttcccctgATACCCTGTGACTGATCAAGAAacccagccttaaatatacacaaggactctgcccccacagctctctgtgacaaagagttacaaagactcataccctctgagagaaaggatccatccccatctcagtctgaaattggtgcctgTTTATTCCGAGactgtaccctctggtcctagactctcccataaggagaaacatgttctcagcattgactctgaCAAACCCCTTAGGAATCCtggatgtttcagtgagatcacctctcattcgtcTAACCTCCAGGAAGGAGAGTCCCAATctatttaacctttgctcatcagACAGTCTCccccataccagggatcattcaGGTGAACCTCCTGTTAACTAAGCAAACCAGACatgtcagaccagccatgatcctgttgaatggtggaactggcTGCTGGGTGGAATGGGCCTATTTCTCTTGGTCTGaatcactgccccttgatattcaatggtctTATCATCcctgaatccccaactatcaacatctagGGACCTACCCcgattgacaagaaactgaacaggaTTTGTCAtaacagctacaagagcaggtcagaggctgggaatgctgcggcaagtaactcacctcctgactctccaaaccctgtccacaaggcacaagtcaggagtgcgatgggacactccccacttgccctggatgggggcagctccaacaacattcaagaagctcaacaccatccaggataaggcagctcttgattggcaccacatctgcaatcatcccctccctcccccaccgaccctcagtagtagcagtgtgtactatctacaagatgcactgcagaaattcaccaaagatcctcagacagcaccttccaaacccaccaccacttccatctagaaggacaacgggtcaggaaggcagctcacccccaccttctcaaggggcaactagggacgggcaataaatactgcacccagccagtgacgcccacattctACAACTGAATAAAACAACATACTAATGAAGCTCGATTTTCACTTGGCATTTTTTGTGTTGACCTTTGCTCTCATTAGGAACTGGAAGATATTATATCGACAGTGGGTGACGAAGGCTTTGTGATGGTGACTTTCGGGTCGATGCTTGCCTCTGTCACCCAgcaggtggtgctggaggagctcaACGCTGCTTTCTCACGGATCCCACAGCTGGTTATCTGGAGGCATCTACACAGTCATTGGCCAAGTGAGGTCCTTCCTGCCCCTAATGTCAAGCTGGTGGATTGGCTACCTCAGAATGACCTGCTCGGTGAGATATTGCAATCAGAGTCCAGTCCGTACAGGGCTTCTTGGCTAAAAGTTATTATTATTGTTGTTTTGGTTGGGGAACAAATTGCATCCAGGAAGCTTGGAGATGGCAAAATAACGTTTCTTCTAATGGTTGTTTCTTAAGATGTATTTGAAGGGCTTTTCAAGGACTTTTTTTGTCAGTATCTCCTTTGTTAGATGATGTGGTCATGCAGTGACTGTATGTTCTGTATGTCTGTTGGTCTTGGACAATCacagacacagtctcagaatcacTCATAAATACCCTCAATAATGACCatctctccattctccattctatGTGTCAAAGGATGCATTTTACACACAACGCTCCCAAATTGGAGTGACATTCAGCTCATCACCTCAGGCTGCACTGGAGCTgggacccagtaagactgagacACTCTCTCGCCTCTGGGTGACATACTGCAGAGCTGAGGGTGAAGGGAGGGAAACTTAACCACCTTCAGGGGTCTGTGGACaaacaccccaagatccctctgttcctctgagtttcCTGCTGTCCTGTCATTcactgagtactcccttgtcttgttccttcttccaaagtgcatcccctCCCATTTCTCAGGGTTTAATTCCACCTGCCTCTGATCTGCCTACCTGACCAATCCGTttctatcctcctgtaatctaacaccttcctcctcactgccaaccacccggccaatctttgtgtcatccacaaacttacttcccatccctcccacattcccatctccatTGTTTATGaagatcacaaacaataagggacccagcagtgatccctgtgggaccccactgcaccccgggctccagtcacacaaacagcctcctgccaccaccctctgtctcctgacaCTAAGCCAGCTTTGGGTCCATCTTGCCAAGTGACCCTGGATGCCATCAGCTTTTACCTTCTGTATCCGTTTTCcgtgtgagaccttgtcaaaggccttgctgaggtccagataaactacatcaactgccctcCCCTCACCTACACAcgtggtcacctcctcaaaacactCCACcagatttgtcaggcgtgacctccctctgacaaagccacactgactatccctgatcaaaccttaccTCCCCAAAGAGACATTAATTCTTTCCTTCAGAAATTTGTCCAACAGTTTCCCTAACATTTTTCTGTAATTCCTTGATTGAtcctcaccaccctctctgtaaaatgGAGCCTCATTAGCTAATCCCCAGTCCTCTGGCTTCTCCCCTTCAGCCAGAGGGGAATTAAACATTTGGGACAGGGCCCCTGTAACCTCTTCCCTCATCACTCACAGCTGCTTGGGATACACACATCCAGACCTGAGGATTTATCTGCTGTTAAACCCACAAAACCTCCTCACTGCTGATGTCCCACTGCTCAAGAACTGCACATTCCGTCTTCCCAAAGTCCGAATCTATATCCTGCCCCATGAGGGAGGCCAGATGTGAAGGATTTATTTCCACTTTACCAGTATCCTCCAGCTCCGTGAACAGAATTCTCCCGAATGTAGGAacaaattcctgcagatgctggaatctgtcctgcaaacaacaaattctggagatcacatTGAGTCAGGCAGCTTCATGGGGAGAGAGAGCAAATTAACGTTTCCTGATGGCTGTTCATCAGAGCTAACATGACATTCCaccagctctgacctccagcatattttgttttcagttctgccCCTTAGTGAGTATTGAGTTGAGAATGAAAGATGTGCCAATGGAGTTGGAAAGTCCCTTTGTGATACAGTAACAATGGACTGCTTTCAAACAATGTGATGTTCAGTCTTTGTGTGTGCTAGGTCACCCTAAGGTTCGTCTCTTGGTGACCCACGGTGGCCTGAACAGTCTGATGGAAGCGGTTTACCATGGCGTGCCAGTGATTGGAATCCCACTGTTTGGAGATCAGTTCGATAACATGGTGAGAGTAGAAGCAAAGGGCTTTGGTTTGACCGTCCAAGTCAACCAGCTGCAGGCACTAAGCAATGCCATAGCAACGGTTACCGGAGACAAGAGGTACGTACCACTTTGTAAGAGTGCGTTGAAGCTTCATGTGTACATCGCTCCTGTAATTGTCTGCCCAAAGAGCTGCAATGTGAACCAGAGAGGCTCTGGGATTGTGTTCTCCGTGTTACTTAGTTCCACATCCATGAGGGTGCTccttggaaggtttgagttataaggagaggttgggcaGGCtgggagtgtcggagactgaggggtgacctcatagaggtccAGAAAAGCATTAGAGGTATAAAGAAGGTAAATGGCTGACATTGTTTCCCCCTGCTAGGGacgtggatgggataggtatggagggtatggaccaaatgcaggcattTAATTGTGAAAGCTGGGCAGCATgggctagttgggccgaagggcctgtttctgtgctgttgagcTCTACAATTCCATCTGGCAGTTCTTCACTTACTATGGGACATGGAGATTAAGGTGGATCACTCATCCCTTCTAGCCTAGACACAGTGGATCAAGTGATGCTCTTCCAATGCCCAAATTTTGAGCTGATTAATTTGGGCAGTGTTTAGTTCTGTGTTTCAGACGCTCTTCTACCTCTAATCAGTCGAGTCAGCATCCTGTACCTCAGGAGCTGGTCATCACTGCTCTCCAGCTGGGAATGTGGCTTTAGCAGCAATGACCATGGATGAGGTTTTCTCTCAGGCTTCAAGTGTCCCATAGAcccaggtggacagagagagagagagagtgtgtgagagacagacagagggagagagagagagagggacagggagagagtgtgtgattgaatttattgtcacgtgtaccaaggcacagtgaaaagctttgtcttgtgagtaatacaggtagatcacaaaGTTAAGTCgcacagatagtaaataataggtaaacagcagcaaaaacaacaacacaggtacaggcaaatgttaagagtttgtgagtccattcaatatccAAGGGTAGAGGttttagaaaaacattgccagggtgggatggatctttgagaatgttggagacctttccttgacagtgggcctggtagatggattctatagatgggaggttggcctttgtgattgtccgggccgagttcaccactctctgtaaccgtctccgatcctgAATGGTACAAGATCACTACCTGGaatgccataccaggtagtgatacacccagacagaatgctctccgtggcacacctataaaagagagagagagacagagaaagacacacagagggagagaaagacagacagagagacacacagagggagacatacagacagagagagagagacagacagacagacaaagagatagatagttttttttagtttcaataatggaagaaaatggaataatgttttTCTTTCCATCAGGTACAAGGCTTCAGCAATGACTCTAAGTCGTTTGCATCGCTCACACCCATTCCCCCCTCGCCAACGCTTGCTGCGATGGGTGGAATATATTGTGGAGCATGGAGGGAGTCACCTTCGAACGTATGGCTTACAGCAGCCCTGGTACCAGCGCTACCTCCTGGATGTCATTCTGTTCTCCCTGGTGATGGTTTCGATGATGATTTACATTGTAATCAAGTTGCTGAAGTTTGCAGTGGGCCGTCTGCGCAGTGGAGGGAAATCAAAAGTAGCTTGAAGTGACTTGATCACTGACCAATGAACATTGTTCAGAATCTTGGAACAACATTTGTATTTCTTTTTGATGGTATTTTATCGTGCACTGTGATCATGTAAGGAACTGTAATGAAGTATGTTTAATTTTTGTGGTATGGCTGATTGAAATTAGATtacatcttagattagattagattacattacagtgtggaaacaggcccttcggcccaacaagtccacaccgacccgccgaagcgcaacccacccctacccctacatttaccccttacctaacactacgggcaatttaacatggccaattcacctaacctgcacatctttggactgtgggaggaaaccggagcacccggaggaaacccacgcagacactgagagaatgtgcaaacgccacacagtcagtcgcctgaggcgggaattgaacctgggtctcaggcgctgtgaggcagcagtgctaaccactgtgccaccgtgccacccatggtgAATTCCTTACCCGGGAACACTCAGTGGATTGTAATACCTGACTCCGTTGCAATTTAGGGAGGTGAACAATTTGAAAGTTTTCTGGGAAATGCATAAATTGACCTGAGAATTGTTACAACACGGAGGTGTACCCCTCTGTTACTAaaacccaaacacccagaaaagttcacctcaACTCATAATCTGTTACAATATGAGTGGCTAGGAACTTggcaaattccactatttaaagaaaataacatcaatttattttttagctctaaaagtgaacattaagcaactatccacaactctaagCTCCCCCttcctcttaactgcttattatctgcctccaattctataataacatgctgttccaattagacacttattaaaattgtaTCAACTTAGTTTCAAAGCCACACAGCTGCTGTCACCTTCTGTGTCTtccttcttccagctgaagatctccctggctCGTCTTCTTTATTTTTACAGCGagtatgtttcatgtgaaaaggtgccctttgATAGAGAGCATTCcctaatttcttgggtctctctTGGTGGTTGCTCTGTCTCCGATTTTCAAACGCCTGCACCTTTATATCCCCAACGTCGGATCGTCTCAttagtttgatgttgtcaaaacagtaaacgctaaaactggtgcggtagttaatactgcttttaaattctcaaatgcctcctggcattgttctgtctaaTGAAACTCTGTGTTTGTCTTTAGTAAATCTTTTAGCAGTGCTGCCAcgctgctgaagcttggaacaaACTCCCAGTAGAATCTAAGTAGTCCcaaaaattgaagcacctctttcttcgaggatagttgtggaaattcctcgatggccttcgtctttgcattccttggggtcaaccttgcatgaccgatgttatgtcccaagaacgtcacctctgccttcacgaattctgttttctttaagtttattccCAGTTTTGCTTCGTGtaattgttcaaagagctctgccaactgtaccatgtgatctttccatgacttgcCAAAGGTCAtcatccagccacaactctgttcatgagtatttggaatgtggctggtgtgttcAAAGGGCATctctttgaattgatatagcccattggggttacaaacgcagaagcTTCTTTCGCTTTCTCGAATAAAGgaacctgccagtaaccatgcagtaACTCCAACTTCGTGATGTAAGTGGCTGGACCaaccttctcaacacagtctCCCAATCTCGGTATTGGATAGGATTACATtccattacagtgtggaaacaggcccttcggcccaacaagtccacaccgacccaccgaagtccatgtagatcacacccatacccctacatttaccccttacctaacactacacccatacccctacatttaccccttgcctaacactatgggcaatttagcatgtccaattcacctgaccagcacatctttggactgtgggaggaaaccagagcacccggaggaaacccacgcagacactgggagaacgtgcaaactccacacagacagtcgcctgaggtgggaactgaacccgggtctataggcactgtgaggcagcagtgctaaccacagtgctgcCCACTCAGGAGTCTGAGTTTGTTACGGCATTGACTTTCTGATAGTCCACAAAAAAATTGTTGAGTCCCGTCAGGTTCAGGAAGGAACATGATTGCCAAACTCTGACTCGGTTCGATGATATCTTCATtcagcaccacatccacttccttctggagcGTGTGGCTATGACAGAGGATGTCTttaaacggttaaaggtggataaatccccaggacctgatcaggtgtacccgagaactctgtgattgttgggcctcttgctgagatatttgcatcatcgatagtcacaggcgaggtcccggaagactggaggttggctaacgtggtgccattgtttaaggagggcagtaaagacaagccagggaactacagaccggtgagcctgacctcggtggtgggcaagttgttggagggaatcctgagggacaggatgtatttggaaaggcaaggactgattcgggatagtcaacatggctttgtgagtgggaaatcatgtctcacaaacttgattgagatttttgatgaagtaacaaagaggattgatgagggcagagcagtagatgtgatctatatggacttcagtaaggcgtttgacaaggttccccatgggagactggttagcaaggttagatctcgtggaatacagggagaactagccatttggacacagaactggctcaaaggtagaagacagagggggtgctggagggttgtttttcagactggaggcctgtgaccagtggagtgccacaaggatcagtgctgggccctctaNNNNNNNNNNNNNNNNNNNNNNNNNNNNNNNNNNNNNNNNNNNNNNNNNNNNNNNNNNNNNNNNNNNNNNNNNNNNNNNNNNNNNNNNNNNNNNNNNNNNNNNNNNNNNNNNNNNNNNNNNNNNNNNNNNNNNNNNNNNNNNNNNNNNNNNNNNNNNNNNNNNNNNNNNNNNNNNNNNNNNNNNNNNNNNNNNNNNNNNNNNNNNNNNNNNNNNNNNNNNNNNNNNNNNNNNNNNNNNNNNNNNNNNNNNNNNNNNNNNNNNNNNNNNNNNNNNNNNNNNNNNNNNNNNNNNNNNNNNNNNNNNNNNNNNNNNNNNNNNNNNNNNNNNNNNNNNNNNNNNNNNNNNNNNNNNNNNNNNNNNNNNNNNNNNNNNNNNNNNNNNNNNNNNNNNNNNNNNNNNNNNNNNNNNNNNNNNNNNNNNNNNNNNNNNNNNNNgatgtggtggaggctggtacaattgcaacatttaagaggcatttggatgggtatatgaataggaagggtttggagggatatgggccaggtgctggcaggtgggactagattgggttggcatggatgggttggaccgaagggactgtttccatgctgttcatctctatgactctttgacagtattacggtggcagaaaggatgtttgaggacttgtctactgaggtagttgGGCTAAGATTAGAAACAgggaaggagaggtcaccctattgggagtttccgaatagttccagagatatagaggaaaggattgcacagatgattctggataggagcgaaagtaacaggatagttgttatgggggctttggtgagcactttggtgataggcACCACAATTCGGTTCTGTTTACTTTgtcgatggaaagggataggtatatactgcagagcAAGAGTTACAGTTAGGGGGAAGGCAATTGTGATTAGgcaggatttaggatgcataggatggggaaggagacTGTAGGgggtgggcacaattgaaatatggagcttatacAAGGAACAaatactgcgtgtccttgataagtatgtacctgtcaggcagggaggaagtggtccagtgagggaaccatggtttactaaggaagttgaatccctcttcaagaggaagaagaaggtttatgttaggatgaagggcgcttgagagttacaagttagtttggaaagacctaaagagagatctAAGAAGagacaggaggggacatgagaagtcgttggcaggtaTGATCAAGAAAAACCTAATaggcatatcaggaataaaagaatgacgagagtaagattagggccaatcaaggacagtagtgggaagttgtgcgtggagccagaggagagaggagaagcgctaaatgaatacttttcatcagtattcattgggcggcacggtggcacagtggttagcactgctgcctcgcagcgccagtaCTCCACCAGCACCTTTTATAATTGCAA
This window encodes:
- the LOC122548109 gene encoding UDP-glucuronosyltransferase 3A1-like, which produces MVQRGQLLLLAFISVHLTLTEPAKILTVILIGGSHYLIFDEISQILHESGHSVNMLVQLGIPRIKGINYTIRSNSYRVTSWSGNEEYISSFNNWFLEQQKLFFEGKESLREFRDLMGHFALQCEMILSDTSLMDSLKAEQFDLALIDAFNPCSFLVAEKLQVHFVSVHGGNFANWYLADLPSPVSYIPASRSMLTDQMGFWERVKNSAMFLGAWLTERILFAQFDQVIRTCFPVGSQPTLSELYLKAELSIYNTDFTLDFPRPLLPNMVYVGGLLSKPAKPLPQELEDIISTVGDEGFVMVTFGSMLASVTQQVVLEELNAAFSRIPQLVIWRHLHSHWPSEVLPAPNVKLVDWLPQNDLLGHPKVRLLVTHGGLNSLMEAVYHGVPVIGIPLFGDQFDNMVRVEAKGFGLTVQVNQLQALSNAIATVTGDKRYKASAMTLSRLHRSHPFPPRQRLLRWVEYIVEHGGSHLRTYGLQQPWYQRYLLDVILFSLVMVSMMIYIVIKLLKFAVGRLRSGGKSKVA